The Thermodesulfobacteriota bacterium genome contains the following window.
TCCCGATCATGAAGTAGGCGAGTATCGGTATGTCGTACTTCCTGGTAAGTTCGAAGACCTCCTTCACCCTGCCGATGCCTATGTTCTTATTGAGCACTTCAAGTATCTTTTCGGTACCGGCCTCCACTCCGTAGTGTATCCCCCGGCATCCGGCCGCCTTAAGAGCCCTTAACATCTCTTCTGTGACGGTATCAACCCTCGCCCTTATGTCCCATCCTATGTCGAGCTTCCTCCGGACTATCCCGTCGCATATAGCCACGACCCTCTGCCTGTTTACCGTGAAGGTGTCGTCGTAGAAGAGGAAGTCGTGTATGCCCATGCGCGCGCACTCCTCCAATTCATCCACCACGTTCTCCGGGGACCTGGCGCGGAACGTCTTGCCCAGGTGCG
Protein-coding sequences here:
- a CDS encoding radical SAM protein, with product HLGKTFRARSPENVVDELEECARMGIHDFLFYDDTFTVNRQRVVAICDGIVRRKLDIGWDIRARVDTVTEEMLRALKAAGCRGIHYGVEAGTEKILEVLNKNIGIGRVKEVFELTRKYDIPILAYFMIGNPTETEEDIHETFEVMKSLNPDYVHMTILTPFPATRIYYDGLKSGVIKKDYWREFAEEPTPEFVPPHWGEIFTREELGELLVKGYRDFYLRPSYILKRITKVRSFGELKKKAAAGLKVFGMH